A window from Candidatus Thiodiazotropha endoloripes encodes these proteins:
- a CDS encoding VPLPA-CTERM sorting domain-containing protein has protein sequence MELRFVAPSLLALSLVAGSSAYASSTSYISANIDFTLNGIYYINGDGTTGSAAVDLFDYEADGAAGGGVYGSDNFALGGTGTTSGSGSVFQVGNPATNPGAYNLEFGGAPMQIGDTISMSLEASATADSGFVDRTQVGSADFSFLNYTEDGQGGSNPLRFEFTQQGEYFVSLQNDVFGDQAIAEITTNIILDDNGDVTTTVLPPIGEYLFSDGLYETPGGFSQAVFIDLYSAYGSFSIDNILSTPTYLQPVPVPAAVWLFGTGLIGLVGFSRKNSARV, from the coding sequence ATGGAATTGAGATTTGTTGCACCCAGTTTGCTTGCCTTGAGTCTTGTAGCCGGCAGTAGTGCCTATGCCAGCTCAACCTCTTACATTTCAGCCAATATCGATTTTACCCTGAATGGTATCTATTACATCAATGGCGATGGTACGACCGGTAGTGCTGCGGTTGATCTGTTCGACTATGAAGCGGACGGTGCTGCTGGTGGTGGTGTTTACGGCAGTGACAATTTTGCACTTGGCGGTACTGGTACAACATCCGGTTCGGGTTCTGTGTTTCAAGTAGGAAATCCGGCAACCAATCCTGGCGCCTACAATCTAGAGTTTGGTGGTGCGCCCATGCAAATCGGCGACACCATATCGATGTCACTGGAGGCTTCTGCCACGGCGGACAGCGGTTTTGTCGATCGTACTCAAGTAGGTAGTGCTGATTTCAGCTTTTTGAACTATACCGAGGATGGTCAGGGCGGGAGCAATCCGTTGCGCTTTGAGTTTACTCAACAGGGTGAGTATTTCGTCTCGCTGCAAAATGATGTTTTCGGGGATCAGGCGATTGCTGAAATCACAACCAATATCATACTCGATGATAATGGTGATGTAACAACGACCGTTCTGCCTCCTATCGGCGAATATCTGTTTTCCGATGGTTTGTATGAAACACCGGGTGGATTTTCGCAAGCCGTTTTCATTGATCTCTATAGTGCTTACGGTTCATTCAGTATCGATAATATCTTAAGCACACCAACCTACCTTCAGCCTGTACCTGTACCCGCTGCAGTCTGGCTGTTTGGCACAGGTCTTATCGGATTGGTGGGATTCAGTCGTAAAAACAGTGCACGGGTTTAA